The Bacteroides acidifaciens genome includes a region encoding these proteins:
- a CDS encoding rhamnogalacturonan lyase — MRKITIYLLCLFLSVPMMTMTAQPGYNYSKLQREKLNRGVIAIRENPSEVVVSWRYLSSDPIKSGFNVYRDGKKITDTPVTVSTMFRDKNSSRKAAVYEVRPVVKGKETHHIDGKYTLPADAPLGYLDIPLQKPEDGTTPAGDTYSYTPNDASIGDVDGDGEYEIILKWDPSNSHDNSHDGYTGEVYIDCYRLNGERLWRINLGKNIRAGAHYTQFMVYDLDGDGKAEIAMRTSDGTIDGKGKMIGNPDADYREAGTFDKKRDRLVNQGRILTGKEYLTVFSGLTGEALHTVDYIPERGNPKDWGDNRANRSDRFLACVAYLDGIYPSVVMCRGYYTRTVLAAFDWNGKELKNRWVFDSNNPGCEDYAGQGNHNLRAGDVDGDGCDEIIYGSCAIDHDGKGLYSTKMGHGDAIHLTHFDPSRKGLQVWDCHENKRDGSTYRDAATGEILLQIKSNTDVGRCMAADIDPTHPGVEMWSGDSQGIRNVKGEIIAPRMRNMPMNMAVWWDGDLLREMLDKNVITKYDWENKKFVQLAKFEGALSNNGTKANPCLQGDIIGDWREEVLLRSEDNTSLRLYVSTIPTEYRFHTFLEEPIYRISIATQNVGYNQPTQPGFYFGAELIKKKGTFRGYQFK, encoded by the coding sequence ATGAGAAAAATTACAATCTATCTATTGTGCCTGTTCCTGTCAGTGCCTATGATGACAATGACGGCACAGCCCGGTTATAACTACTCTAAGTTACAGCGGGAAAAACTGAACCGTGGCGTAATTGCTATCCGTGAAAACCCTTCGGAAGTAGTCGTTTCATGGAGATACCTGTCTTCCGACCCGATAAAGAGCGGATTCAATGTGTATAGGGACGGGAAGAAAATAACAGATACGCCTGTCACGGTGAGCACGATGTTTCGCGACAAGAACAGTAGCCGGAAAGCGGCTGTTTACGAAGTACGCCCTGTGGTAAAAGGAAAGGAGACGCATCATATTGACGGCAAATATACGCTTCCGGCGGACGCACCGCTCGGATATCTGGATATTCCTTTGCAAAAGCCGGAAGACGGGACGACACCGGCGGGAGACACTTACTCTTACACTCCCAACGACGCTTCTATCGGCGACGTGGATGGTGACGGTGAATACGAGATTATCCTGAAATGGGACCCGAGCAATTCACATGACAATTCGCACGATGGTTATACCGGTGAAGTATATATAGATTGTTACCGTCTCAACGGCGAACGTTTGTGGCGTATCAACTTAGGCAAGAATATACGTGCCGGAGCCCACTATACCCAATTTATGGTATATGACCTTGACGGTGACGGCAAAGCGGAAATTGCGATGCGCACGTCAGACGGGACAATCGACGGAAAAGGGAAAATGATAGGAAATCCCGATGCGGATTATCGCGAAGCGGGCACTTTTGATAAAAAAAGAGACAGGCTCGTCAATCAAGGACGTATTTTGACAGGCAAGGAATACTTAACCGTATTCTCCGGTCTTACAGGGGAAGCGCTGCACACCGTTGATTATATTCCCGAACGCGGCAATCCGAAGGACTGGGGAGATAACCGTGCCAATCGCAGCGACCGTTTCCTGGCTTGCGTGGCTTATCTGGACGGGATTTATCCGAGTGTGGTGATGTGCCGCGGATATTATACCCGTACCGTACTGGCTGCTTTCGACTGGAACGGGAAAGAGCTGAAAAACCGTTGGGTATTCGACAGCAATAATCCCGGATGCGAAGATTACGCCGGACAGGGAAACCATAACTTGCGGGCAGGCGACGTGGACGGTGACGGATGCGATGAGATTATCTACGGTTCATGCGCCATCGACCACGACGGCAAAGGGCTTTACTCTACCAAAATGGGGCACGGAGACGCCATTCACCTGACGCATTTCGACCCTTCACGCAAAGGTCTGCAAGTGTGGGACTGCCACGAGAACAAACGGGATGGAAGCACATACAGGGATGCGGCAACCGGAGAAATATTGCTGCAAATAAAGAGTAACACCGATGTAGGGCGTTGCATGGCGGCTGACATCGACCCGACGCATCCGGGCGTAGAAATGTGGTCGGGAGATTCGCAAGGAATCCGGAATGTAAAAGGAGAAATCATTGCTCCTAGAATGAGAAATATGCCGATGAATATGGCAGTATGGTGGGATGGAGACTTGCTGCGTGAGATGCTGGATAAAAACGTTATCACCAAATATGACTGGGAAAACAAGAAGTTTGTCCAGCTTGCCAAATTCGAAGGAGCCCTTTCCAACAATGGAACCAAGGCAAACCCGTGCCTGCAAGGGGATATTATAGGCGACTGGCGGGAAGAAGTATTACTCCGTTCCGAGGACAACACTTCACTACGGTTGTATGTATCGACTATCCCGACCGAATACCGGTTCCACACTTTCCTTGAAGAACCGATATACCGAATCAGTATCGCTACCCAAAACGTAGGTTACAACCAGCCGACGCAGCCCGGATTCTATTTCGGTGCGGAGCTGATAAAAAAGAAAGGTACTTTCAGAGGTTATCAGTTCAAATAA
- a CDS encoding AAA family ATPase: MEKYLFPDRKRIPYGMMNFALIRREDYYYVDKTHFIPLIEQADRFFFFMRPRRFGKSLTLNVLQHYYDVRTKDKFDELFGDLYIGKYPTRDRNSYLVLYLNFSGIVGELSNYREGLDAHCQICFDYFCEVYADLLPQGIKERLDEKDGAVNQLDFLYHECERAGRDIYLFIDEYDHFTNAILADPESLHRYTNETHGEGYLRAFFNKIKAGTYSSIKRCFITGVSPVTMDDLTSGFNIGTNYSLTSEFNEMMGFTEEEVREMLTYYSTNSPFKHTVDELIGIMKPWYDNYCFAQECYGDTTMYNSNMVLYFVKNYIMSGRAPRDMVEDNIRIDYEKLRMLIRKDKEFAHDASVVQTLVSQGYITGELKKGFPAVSITNPDNFVSLLYYFGMLTISGLHKGKTKLTIPNQVVQEQLYTYLLNTYNDADLSFSSYEKNELSSRLAYDGEWKAYFGYIADCLKRYASQRDKQKGEFFVHGFTLAMTAQNRFYRPISEQDTQAGYVDIFLCPLLDIYSDMTHSYIIELKYAKYKDSESRVDELRQEAIEQANRYAETETVKRAVGTTKLHKIVVVYKGMDMPVCEEV; this comes from the coding sequence ATGGAAAAATATTTATTTCCGGACAGAAAGCGCATTCCCTACGGTATGATGAACTTCGCATTAATTCGCCGTGAAGACTATTATTATGTTGACAAAACCCATTTCATACCTCTGATAGAACAGGCAGACCGTTTCTTTTTCTTCATGCGCCCCCGACGTTTCGGAAAAAGCCTGACGCTGAATGTGCTACAACATTATTATGATGTGCGTACTAAAGACAAATTCGATGAACTCTTCGGAGACTTATATATAGGTAAGTATCCCACGCGTGACCGTAATAGTTATCTGGTGCTTTATCTCAATTTCTCCGGAATTGTCGGTGAACTGAGTAACTACCGTGAAGGACTGGATGCGCATTGCCAAATCTGTTTTGACTATTTCTGCGAAGTCTATGCCGACCTTCTGCCGCAAGGTATCAAAGAGAGGTTGGATGAAAAGGATGGGGCAGTCAATCAGCTCGACTTTCTTTATCATGAGTGTGAGCGTGCCGGTCGGGATATTTATCTGTTTATTGACGAGTACGACCATTTCACCAATGCCATACTTGCCGACCCCGAAAGCTTGCACCGCTATACCAATGAAACACATGGTGAAGGTTATCTCCGCGCCTTCTTCAATAAGATTAAGGCAGGAACCTATTCCAGCATCAAACGCTGTTTCATAACGGGCGTAAGCCCTGTAACAATGGATGATTTGACTAGTGGGTTCAATATCGGTACTAATTATTCGCTTACATCCGAATTTAACGAAATGATGGGGTTCACTGAAGAGGAAGTGCGCGAAATGCTGACTTACTATTCAACAAACAGTCCTTTCAAGCATACTGTAGATGAACTGATAGGAATAATGAAGCCGTGGTATGACAACTATTGTTTTGCTCAAGAATGTTACGGTGATACCACGATGTATAATTCTAATATGGTGCTCTATTTTGTTAAAAACTATATTATGAGTGGTAGGGCGCCACGGGATATGGTAGAAGATAATATCCGTATCGATTATGAAAAATTGCGTATGCTTATCCGCAAGGACAAGGAGTTTGCACATGATGCTTCTGTCGTCCAGACTTTAGTAAGTCAAGGCTATATCACGGGAGAGTTGAAGAAAGGCTTCCCTGCTGTCAGCATCACCAATCCTGACAACTTTGTGAGTTTACTCTATTATTTCGGTATGCTCACCATTAGCGGATTACATAAGGGAAAGACTAAGTTGACCATCCCTAATCAAGTGGTTCAGGAGCAACTCTATACTTATTTGCTGAATACATACAATGATGCAGACTTGAGTTTCAGCAGCTACGAGAAGAACGAACTTTCTAGTCGACTTGCCTACGATGGCGAATGGAAAGCCTATTTCGGCTACATTGCCGACTGCCTGAAACGTTACGCTTCCCAACGTGACAAACAGAAAGGTGAATTTTTCGTCCATGGCTTCACCCTTGCCATGACAGCGCAGAACCGCTTTTACCGTCCTATCTCCGAGCAAGACACGCAAGCAGGCTATGTCGATATATTCCTATGTCCCTTGTTGGATATCTATTCCGACATGACGCATAGTTATATTATAGAATTGAAGTATGCAAAATACAAGGACTCTGAAAGCCGTGTGGATGAATTGCGGCAGGAAGCTATCGAACAAGCTAACCGCTATGCAGAAACGGAGACTGTGAAACGAGCTGTTGGCACTACGAAATTGCACAAGATTGTGGTAGTGTATAAAGGGATGGATATGCCGGTATGTGAAGAAGTGTAA
- a CDS encoding right-handed parallel beta-helix repeat-containing protein, translating into MKRISLFLFFIGYLFSLSATNYFVATNGSDSNSGTIDKPFATLGKAQSKVVAGDTVYIRQGTYKVSEAEIMEHYTAGSTTWSRVFKMSKSGTGVDKRICYSGYKNERPVFDLSEVKPENERVIVFYVSGSYLHFRNIEVIGTQVTIVGHTQSECFRNEGGSNNIYEHLSMHDGMAIGFYIVTGKDNLILNCDAYNNYDPISDGGKGGNVDGFGGHLTSPQYTGNVFRGCRAWYNSDDGFDLINCQAPFTIENCWSFLNGYTKEGVKAGDGTGFKSGGYGMSDSPKAPSVIPMHVVQYCLAYMNKNKGFYANHHLGGIAWHNNTGYQNPSNFCMLNRKTVSEAVDVPGYGHIIKNNLSHKPRSSGKHIVDVNQAECEITNNSFLPVEMTVTDDDFISLDAGQLTFSRKADGSLPEIDFLRLKANGKLYNAGLGCFAGKGNEDTTYDWLEEAAILVEGNIARVVGIGAEAFTRFYVNGKECSLSEGQIDLSSYSGEIDLKATSDNGGIAKLKIVR; encoded by the coding sequence ATGAAACGCATCAGCCTTTTTCTTTTTTTCATAGGGTATCTCTTTTCTCTTTCGGCAACGAACTATTTTGTAGCCACCAATGGAAGCGATTCGAACAGCGGAACGATTGACAAACCCTTTGCCACATTGGGCAAAGCTCAATCGAAAGTTGTAGCCGGAGATACGGTTTATATACGGCAAGGGACATACAAAGTGTCGGAAGCCGAAATAATGGAACATTATACGGCAGGCAGCACGACTTGGAGCCGGGTATTTAAGATGTCGAAGAGTGGGACAGGGGTTGATAAGCGTATCTGTTATTCCGGTTATAAGAATGAACGTCCCGTATTTGACCTTTCAGAGGTAAAACCGGAAAATGAGCGTGTCATTGTGTTTTATGTGAGTGGCTCTTATTTGCATTTCAGAAATATAGAAGTCATAGGTACGCAAGTGACTATCGTAGGTCATACCCAGTCCGAATGTTTTCGTAATGAAGGCGGAAGCAATAATATTTATGAGCATTTGTCGATGCATGACGGCATGGCTATCGGTTTTTATATAGTGACAGGCAAAGATAATCTGATACTGAATTGTGATGCGTATAATAATTATGACCCTATATCCGACGGCGGTAAAGGTGGAAACGTCGACGGATTCGGTGGACATCTCACTTCTCCCCAATATACAGGCAATGTGTTTCGAGGATGCCGTGCTTGGTATAATAGCGATGACGGATTTGATTTGATAAACTGTCAGGCGCCTTTTACAATCGAGAATTGCTGGTCTTTCTTGAATGGATATACGAAAGAGGGAGTAAAGGCGGGCGACGGCACCGGATTTAAGTCGGGCGGTTATGGTATGAGTGATAGTCCGAAAGCTCCGAGTGTGATTCCTATGCATGTGGTTCAGTACTGCTTGGCGTATATGAACAAGAATAAAGGTTTTTATGCGAATCATCATTTGGGCGGAATAGCCTGGCATAATAATACAGGGTATCAGAATCCTTCTAATTTCTGTATGCTGAACAGGAAGACTGTATCGGAAGCTGTTGACGTGCCGGGATATGGACATATTATAAAGAACAACTTGTCTCATAAACCGAGGTCATCGGGGAAACATATCGTAGATGTCAATCAGGCGGAATGTGAGATTACCAATAACTCTTTTCTTCCGGTAGAAATGACTGTGACAGATGATGATTTTATCAGTTTGGACGCTGGCCAACTTACCTTCTCACGTAAAGCAGACGGAAGTCTCCCGGAGATAGATTTTCTGCGGTTAAAGGCGAATGGTAAATTGTATAATGCCGGGCTCGGCTGTTTTGCTGGGAAAGGAAATGAAGATACTACTTACGACTGGCTGGAAGAAGCCGCTATCCTTGTTGAAGGAAATATAGCCAGGGTAGTAGGTATCGGAGCAGAAGCATTCACCCGGTTTTATGTCAATGGAAAAGAGTGCTCATTATCCGAAGGGCAGATAGACTTGTCCTCATATAGCGGGGAGATAGACTTAAAAGCGACATCAGATAATGGTGGAATTGCTAAACTGAAAATAGTCAGATAA
- a CDS encoding glycoside hydrolase family 28 protein: MKYLLSIVLVALIGFTAPKKTAPAYDWGSVSAKPDLSWANQVGAQTTPGNTAWDAGKFGLRNDTSTFSTRAIQAAIDACHRQGGGTVTIAPGYYKIGALFIKSGVNLHLSKGTTLLASEDIEDYPEFPSRIAGIEMTWPSAVINIMDAENAALTGEGFIDCRGKVFWDKYWTMREEYEKKNLRWIVDYDCKRVRGILVSNSKHVTLKDFTLVRTGFWACQILYSDHCSVSGLTINNNVGGHGPSTDGIDIDSSTNILIENCDVDCNDDNICIKAGRDADGLRVNRPTENVVVRNCIARKGAGLLTCGSETSGSIRNVLAYDLKACGTGTALRLKSSMNRGGTVENIYMTRVEADSVTRILAVDLNWNPKYSYSALPKEYEGKEIPAHWTTMLTPVEPKEKGYPYFRNVYFSHVKADGAKRFISASGWNENHRIENFYLSNIDAEVESVGKITYGKNFQLQDIRLTVKDKSRLQQTDNIDSKIEINYK, translated from the coding sequence ATGAAATATCTTTTATCTATTGTACTAGTTGCATTGATTGGCTTTACGGCTCCGAAAAAGACAGCTCCCGCTTATGATTGGGGAAGTGTGTCCGCCAAACCGGATTTGTCGTGGGCTAATCAGGTAGGAGCGCAAACAACTCCGGGAAACACAGCATGGGATGCCGGGAAGTTCGGACTACGGAATGACACCTCTACGTTTAGCACCCGCGCCATTCAAGCTGCCATTGACGCTTGTCACCGGCAGGGTGGGGGAACGGTGACTATTGCCCCGGGATATTATAAGATAGGCGCCCTGTTTATCAAGAGCGGAGTAAACCTGCATCTTAGCAAAGGCACAACCTTACTCGCAAGTGAGGACATAGAGGATTATCCGGAATTTCCTTCCCGTATCGCCGGTATTGAGATGACCTGGCCTTCGGCTGTTATCAATATCATGGATGCGGAAAATGCCGCCCTGACGGGCGAAGGCTTTATTGATTGCCGTGGAAAGGTGTTTTGGGATAAATACTGGACAATGCGCGAAGAGTACGAAAAAAAGAACTTGCGCTGGATTGTGGACTACGACTGCAAGCGGGTACGGGGAATCCTCGTTTCCAATAGCAAGCATGTCACTCTGAAGGACTTTACATTGGTACGTACCGGATTTTGGGCTTGCCAAATACTCTATTCAGACCATTGTTCGGTGAGCGGACTTACCATTAATAATAATGTAGGCGGACACGGCCCGAGCACGGACGGCATCGACATTGACTCGTCTACCAATATTCTGATAGAAAACTGTGACGTAGATTGCAATGATGACAATATCTGTATCAAGGCAGGTCGTGATGCAGACGGTTTGCGTGTGAACCGTCCTACGGAGAATGTGGTAGTCCGCAACTGCATCGCCCGCAAAGGCGCAGGATTACTGACTTGCGGAAGTGAAACTTCCGGCTCTATCCGTAACGTACTGGCATATGACCTCAAAGCCTGTGGCACGGGCACTGCCCTACGCTTGAAATCGTCCATGAACCGTGGCGGAACGGTTGAGAATATTTATATGACGCGTGTTGAGGCTGATAGCGTAACCCGTATCCTGGCTGTCGACTTGAACTGGAACCCGAAATATAGCTATTCTGCCTTACCCAAAGAGTACGAAGGAAAAGAAATCCCCGCACACTGGACTACGATGCTGACTCCTGTTGAACCGAAGGAAAAAGGCTATCCTTATTTCCGCAATGTATATTTCTCGCATGTGAAAGCAGACGGAGCGAAACGTTTCATCTCTGCCTCGGGCTGGAATGAAAATCATCGTATCGAGAACTTCTATCTGTCCAACATTGACGCAGAAGTCGAATCTGTCGGAAAAATAACGTATGGAAAGAATTTCCAGTTGCAGGATATCCGTTTGACTGTGAAAGATAAGAGCAGATTGCAGCAAACGGATAATATAGACAGCAAGATTGAGATTAATTACAAGTAA
- a CDS encoding two-component regulator propeller domain-containing protein, whose translation MKKNTWLIFSLLFLYLYPLSASVEIRSNKLTTGDGLANNSIRYMMQDSKGFIWLGTLNGLSYYDGNSFVNIYPDINNPLSLADSRIRSMEEDPNGFMWISTISSFISCYDLRHGCFVDFTGKGEYKENYSKFIIASDNSIWLWHNQNGCRRIVYQDGKFSSQAYKKESGTLPSDRVQFVLESAKGEVWIGTDKGLLKYHNGQIANLDPQGQKWEHINSYDQYTCIITNKNEIYRHTYSADKLEKVASLAESFDDASHVTGSFLLQDKWVLFTANGSYILDIPTGKLSRYSELNIKNGAVTRDNKKNVWVHNYTGDIWYVNITTGEIKPFRFLSSKHIGYIDVERYSIVHDSRDILWISTYGNGLYAYELSTGNLQHFTFEVNQSSHINSNYLQFVMEDRSGGIWVSSEFSGLSHLEILNKGTQRLHPSGENSSDRSNTIRMLFQAQNGSIYMANRMGSLYEYNPTLTKIIRQEDFTHNVYSMNEDSEGNLWLGMRGIGLRIGANKWYRNDSKNPHSLSNDQVYSIYRDKKGRMWLGTFGGGLNLAVKTANGYEFKHFLQDNYGEKRIRVIEEDKNGRMWVGTNNGIYIFHPDSLIASPKNYVIYNHANGTFPSNEIRCLMNDDKGNMWIGTSGAGFAVCRPEDNYQHLTFDCYDIKDGLSNAVVQSIVQDKDNKMWIATEYGISRFTPATRQIENHFFSSYTLGNVYSENTACVSNNGYLLFGTNYGLVVLDANKIENLDKPASVIFTGLQINGAHMLPGVEDSPLQEAMPYINELNLKYYQSSFVISFSTFNYLDGISKYSYCLPPYDTEWSSPSSLNFAGYRNLPPGKYELHVRACNAAGIWGEENIMEIVIAPPFWKTGWAYLIYAILIAIAGYFSFRIIRNFNALRNRIAVEKQLTDYKLEFFTNISHEFRTPLTLIQGALERIVNMGNHSKDMQHSLKIMDKSTKRMLRLINQLLEFRKMQKNKLALSLEETDIIAFCYEIFLSFKDVSESKNMDFRFEPSQNSYKMPVDKGNLDKVIYNLLSNAFKYTPSNGKIVFKVDVQEQKKQLCIQVTDTGLGIPKEKRAELFNRFMQSSFSHSSVGVGLHLTYGLVNMHKGTISYNENEGGGSIFTVELPTDAGVYEEKDFLVPNQLLIEEEEQRHKELATDEKADEKTGEEPATPTEPLNKRKVLIIEDDNDVREFLKEEIGQYFEVVAEADGISGFERAQTYDADLIICDVLMPGMTGFEVTKKLKNEFATSHIPIILLTALNMEEKYLEGIESGADAYITKPFSISLLLARISKLIEQRDKLREKFSNEPGMVHAAICTNNKDSKFLAKLNDMLNEHMVETEFSVDDYANLMGLGRTVFYKKVRGVTGYSPNEYLRVIRMKKAAELLLTEDLTVSEISYKVGINDPYYFSKCFKNQFGIAPSVYQKNGGKAPASIDTSDDTEQSAKEESNETDA comes from the coding sequence ATGAAAAAGAATACATGGCTTATATTCTCGCTTTTATTTCTTTATCTGTATCCACTGTCCGCTTCTGTCGAAATCCGTTCGAACAAGCTGACTACCGGAGACGGGTTGGCTAATAATTCTATCCGCTACATGATGCAGGATAGTAAAGGATTTATCTGGTTGGGGACTCTCAACGGATTAAGTTATTATGACGGTAACTCTTTCGTCAATATCTATCCGGACATCAATAATCCGCTTTCCCTCGCCGACTCCCGCATCCGCAGCATGGAAGAAGACCCGAACGGCTTTATGTGGATTTCGACGATTTCCTCATTTATCAGTTGCTATGATTTGCGTCACGGCTGTTTCGTTGACTTCACAGGCAAGGGGGAGTATAAGGAGAACTATTCCAAATTCATCATCGCTTCCGACAATTCCATCTGGTTATGGCACAATCAGAACGGATGCCGCCGAATCGTTTATCAGGATGGCAAATTTTCATCGCAAGCGTACAAAAAAGAATCGGGCACTCTGCCGTCCGACAGGGTACAGTTCGTCCTGGAAAGTGCCAAAGGAGAAGTATGGATTGGTACAGACAAGGGACTGTTGAAGTATCACAACGGACAGATAGCCAACCTAGACCCGCAAGGACAAAAATGGGAACATATCAACTCGTATGACCAATATACCTGTATCATCACCAATAAGAATGAAATCTACCGTCACACTTATTCTGCGGACAAACTGGAAAAGGTAGCGTCACTGGCGGAAAGTTTCGATGATGCAAGCCACGTCACAGGCAGCTTCCTCTTACAAGACAAATGGGTATTGTTCACAGCCAACGGCAGCTATATATTGGATATCCCCACCGGAAAACTAAGCCGCTATTCCGAACTGAACATCAAGAACGGTGCCGTCACCCGCGACAACAAGAAAAACGTATGGGTACACAACTATACCGGAGATATCTGGTATGTCAACATAACCACGGGGGAAATCAAACCTTTCCGGTTCCTTTCTTCCAAACATATCGGGTACATTGACGTGGAACGTTACAGCATCGTGCATGACTCACGGGATATTCTTTGGATATCGACTTACGGCAACGGACTTTATGCTTATGAGTTATCGACCGGCAATTTGCAGCACTTCACCTTTGAAGTCAACCAGTCCAGCCATATCAACTCCAATTATCTCCAGTTTGTAATGGAAGACCGTTCCGGCGGCATTTGGGTAAGCTCCGAGTTTTCGGGATTATCCCATCTGGAGATTCTGAACAAAGGCACGCAACGCCTTCACCCCAGCGGTGAAAACAGTTCCGACCGCTCCAATACCATCCGTATGCTCTTCCAGGCTCAAAACGGTAGTATCTACATGGCAAACCGCATGGGCAGCCTCTACGAATACAACCCTACCCTGACCAAGATAATCCGGCAGGAAGACTTCACACACAATGTATATAGCATGAATGAGGACTCCGAAGGCAACCTGTGGTTGGGAATGAGAGGAATAGGACTCCGTATCGGCGCAAACAAGTGGTACAGGAACGACAGTAAAAACCCTCATTCACTATCCAACGACCAGGTTTACTCTATCTATCGGGACAAAAAAGGGCGTATGTGGCTGGGGACTTTCGGCGGCGGACTGAACCTGGCGGTAAAGACAGCCAATGGTTACGAGTTCAAGCATTTCTTGCAGGATAATTACGGCGAGAAGCGTATCCGCGTCATCGAAGAGGACAAGAACGGGCGCATGTGGGTAGGAACCAATAACGGTATCTACATCTTCCACCCCGATTCACTGATTGCTTCGCCCAAGAATTATGTGATATACAATCATGCCAACGGCACATTTCCCAGCAACGAGATACGTTGCCTGATGAACGACGATAAAGGCAATATGTGGATTGGGACTTCCGGCGCCGGATTTGCGGTCTGCCGTCCGGAAGACAATTATCAACATCTGACGTTCGACTGTTATGATATAAAAGACGGATTATCCAATGCCGTGGTGCAGTCTATTGTCCAGGACAAAGACAATAAGATGTGGATTGCCACCGAATACGGAATCTCCCGCTTCACTCCGGCAACCAGACAAATCGAGAATCATTTCTTTTCCTCTTATACTTTAGGAAATGTATATAGCGAGAACACTGCCTGCGTCAGCAACAACGGTTATCTGCTGTTCGGAACGAACTACGGGCTGGTGGTACTGGATGCCAACAAGATAGAGAACCTCGACAAACCTGCTTCCGTCATCTTCACCGGACTTCAAATCAACGGCGCGCATATGCTTCCGGGCGTAGAAGATTCGCCTTTGCAGGAAGCAATGCCTTATATCAACGAACTGAATCTGAAATATTATCAGAGTTCGTTCGTTATCTCTTTCTCCACTTTCAACTATCTCGACGGCATATCCAAATACTCTTACTGCCTTCCGCCCTACGATACGGAATGGAGTTCGCCTTCCAGCCTGAACTTTGCCGGTTACCGGAACTTGCCACCGGGCAAATATGAACTTCACGTGAGAGCCTGTAATGCCGCCGGTATTTGGGGAGAAGAAAATATCATGGAGATTGTGATAGCACCACCCTTCTGGAAGACCGGTTGGGCGTATCTGATTTATGCGATTCTGATTGCCATAGCAGGTTATTTCAGTTTCCGCATTATCCGGAACTTCAATGCCTTGCGCAACCGTATTGCCGTAGAGAAGCAGTTGACAGACTACAAGCTGGAATTCTTTACCAACATTTCCCACGAATTCCGCACTCCGCTGACGCTGATTCAAGGTGCTTTGGAGAGAATCGTCAATATGGGGAATCATTCCAAGGATATGCAGCACTCGCTAAAGATTATGGACAAGAGCACGAAACGGATGTTGCGGCTTATCAACCAGCTACTGGAGTTTAGGAAGATGCAGAAAAACAAGCTCGCCCTTTCACTGGAAGAGACGGATATTATCGCTTTCTGCTATGAAATATTCCTTAGTTTCAAAGACGTAAGCGAATCTAAAAACATGGATTTCCGTTTCGAGCCTTCACAGAACTCTTATAAGATGCCTGTCGATAAGGGAAATCTCGACAAGGTGATTTATAACCTGCTCTCCAATGCCTTTAAATATACTCCTTCCAACGGCAAGATTGTATTCAAGGTAGACGTGCAGGAACAGAAGAAACAACTCTGCATCCAGGTGACAGACACAGGACTGGGCATTCCGAAAGAGAAACGTGCGGAACTGTTCAATCGTTTTATGCAAAGCAGTTTCTCACACAGCAGTGTGGGCGTAGGTCTGCATCTGACCTACGGGCTGGTCAATATGCACAAAGGAACGATTTCTTATAATGAGAACGAAGGCGGCGGCTCTATCTTCACAGTCGAACTGCCAACCGATGCCGGTGTCTACGAAGAAAAGGATTTCCTTGTCCCCAACCAGCTATTGATTGAGGAAGAAGAACAACGCCACAAGGAACTTGCCACAGACGAAAAGGCGGACGAAAAGACAGGCGAAGAGCCGGCTACTCCTACTGAACCATTGAACAAGCGGAAAGTATTAATCATTGAGGATGACAACGATGTCCGCGAGTTCTTGAAAGAGGAAATCGGACAGTATTTCGAAGTAGTGGCGGAAGCGGACGGTATCAGCGGATTCGAGCGTGCGCAGACTTATGATGCGGACTTGATTATCTGTGATGTATTGATGCCGGGCATGACCGGATTCGAAGTGACCAAGAAACTAAAGAACGAGTTTGCCACCAGCCACATCCCTATCATTCTGCTGACCGCCCTCAACATGGAAGAAAAGTATCTGGAAGGTATTGAATCCGGTGCGGACGCTTATATTACCAAGCCGTTCAGCATCTCTCTGCTACTGGCGAGAATCTCCAAACTGATAGAGCAACGGGACAAGCTACGCGAGAAATTCTCCAACGAGCCGGGAATGGTTCATGCGGCTATCTGTACGAACAACAAAGACAGCAAATTCCTTGCGAAGCTGAATGATATGCTGAACGAGCATATGGTAGAAACGGAATTTTCCGTAGATGACTATGCCAATCTTATGGGATTGGGACGTACCGTGTTTTATAAAAAAGTACGCGGTGTCACGGGATATTCGCCGAACGAATACCTGCGCGTCATCCGCATGAAGAAAGCTGCAGAGTTATTGTTGACCGAGGATTTGACCGTTTCCGAGATTTCGTACAAGGTAGGTATCAACGACCCTTATTATTTCAGCAAGTGTTTCAAGAACCAGTTCGGGATTGCTCCCTCTGTTTATCAGAAGAACGGTGGTAAAGCTCCGGCTTCTATTGATACATCGGACGATACGGAGCAATCTGCCAAGGAAGAGAGCAATGAAACGGATGCCTGA